One Pseudomonas muyukensis DNA segment encodes these proteins:
- the odhB gene encoding 2-oxoglutarate dehydrogenase complex dihydrolipoyllysine-residue succinyltransferase, producing MAIEIKAPTFPESVADGTVATWHKQPGDAVKRDELIVDIETDKVVLEVLATADGVLGAIVKGEGDTVLSDEVLGSIVEGGAAAAAPAAAPAAAAPAAAAAADAGEDDPVAAPAARKLAEENGIDLATVAGTGKGGRITKEDVVAAVANKKSAPAPAAKPAAAAAAAPVVVAAGDRTEKRVPMTRLRAKIAERLVEAQSNMAMLTTFNEVDMTEVMALRSKYKDLFEKTHNGVRLGFMSFFVKAATEALKRFPAVNASIDGNDIVYHGYADVGVAVSSDRGLVVPVLRNAESMSLAEIENGIATFGKKARDGKLAIEEMTGGTFTITNGGTFGSMMSTPIVNPPQAAILGMHNIIQRPMAINGQVVIRPMMYLALSYDHRLIDGKEAVTFLVTIKNLLEDPSRLLLDI from the coding sequence ATGGCTATCGAGATCAAAGCCCCAACCTTCCCGGAATCGGTCGCCGACGGCACCGTTGCCACCTGGCACAAGCAGCCGGGCGACGCCGTCAAGCGTGACGAGCTGATCGTCGACATCGAAACCGACAAAGTCGTCCTGGAAGTCCTGGCCACCGCCGATGGCGTGCTGGGTGCCATCGTCAAGGGCGAGGGCGACACCGTCCTGTCCGACGAAGTCCTGGGCTCGATCGTTGAAGGTGGCGCTGCCGCCGCCGCGCCTGCTGCCGCCCCGGCCGCTGCTGCTCCGGCTGCCGCCGCTGCTGCCGACGCTGGCGAAGACGACCCGGTTGCCGCCCCGGCCGCGCGCAAGCTGGCTGAAGAGAACGGCATCGACCTGGCGACCGTTGCCGGCACCGGCAAAGGCGGTCGCATCACCAAGGAAGACGTCGTCGCCGCCGTCGCCAACAAGAAATCGGCCCCGGCGCCGGCTGCCAAGCCTGCCGCCGCCGCTGCTGCTGCCCCGGTTGTGGTTGCCGCAGGCGACCGCACCGAGAAGCGCGTGCCGATGACCCGCCTGCGCGCCAAGATCGCCGAGCGTCTGGTCGAAGCCCAGTCGAACATGGCCATGCTGACCACCTTCAACGAAGTCGACATGACCGAAGTCATGGCCCTGCGTTCGAAGTACAAGGACCTGTTCGAGAAGACCCACAACGGCGTGCGCCTGGGCTTCATGTCGTTCTTCGTCAAGGCTGCCACCGAGGCGCTGAAGCGCTTCCCGGCCGTCAACGCCTCGATCGACGGCAACGACATCGTCTACCACGGTTATGCCGACGTCGGCGTCGCGGTCTCCAGCGACCGTGGCCTGGTGGTTCCGGTGCTGCGCAACGCCGAGTCGATGTCGCTGGCCGAGATCGAGAACGGCATCGCCACCTTCGGCAAGAAGGCCCGTGACGGCAAGCTGGCCATCGAAGAGATGACCGGCGGTACCTTCACCATCACCAACGGTGGTACCTTCGGCTCGATGATGTCGACCCCGATCGTCAACCCGCCGCAGGCAGCCATCCTGGGCATGCACAACATCATCCAGCGCCCGATGGCCATCAATGGCCAAGTGGTGATCCGCCCGATGATGTACCTGGCGCTGTCCTACGACCACCGCCTGATCGACGGCAAGGAAGCGGTAACCTTCCTGGTGACCATCAAGAACCTGCTGGAAGATCCGTCTCGCCTGCTGCTGGACATCTAA
- a CDS encoding 2-oxoglutarate dehydrogenase E1 component, whose product MQESVMQRMWESAHLSGGNAAYVEELYELYLHDPNAVPEEWRTYFQKLPADGSTATDVSHSTIRDHFVLLAKNQRRAQPVSAGSVSSEHEKKQVEVLRLIQAYRMRGHQAAKLDPLGLWQRPAPVDLSINHYGLTNADLDTTFRAGDLFIGKEEASLREIFEALEKTYCRTIGAEFTHIVDSEQRSWFQQRLESVRGRPEFSADVQAHLLERVTAGEGLEKYLGTKYPGTKRFGLEGGESLIPMLDEMIQRSGSYGTKEVVIGMAHRGRLNVLVNTFGKNPRELFDEFEGKKMNELGSGDVKYHQGFSSNVMTTGGEVHLAMAFNPSHLEIVSPVVEGSVRARQDRRNDTVGDKVLPISIHGDAAFAGQGVVMETFQMSQTRGFKTGGTVHIVINNQVGFTISNPLDARSTEYATDVAKMIQAPILHVNGDDPEAVLFVTQLAIDYRMQFKRDVVIDLVCYRRRGHNEADEPNGTQPLMYQQISKQRTTRELYAEALIQAGRIDAERAQAKIDEYRNALDNGLHVVKSLVKEPNRELFVDWRPYLGHAWTARHDTRFDLKTLQELSAKLLELPEGFVVQRQVAKIYEDRQKMQAGGLPINWGYAETMAYATLQFEGHPIRMTGQDIGRGTFSHRHAVLHNQKDASTYVPLKNLFPGQPRFDLYDSFLSEEAVLAFEYGYSTTTPNALVIWEAQFGDFANGAQVVIDQFITSGEHKWGRLCGLTMLLPHGYEGQGPEHSSARLERYLQLCAEHNIQVCVPTTPAQIYHLLRRQVIRPLRKPLIVLTPKSLLRHKLAISTLEDLAEGSFQTVIPEIDAIDPAKVERLVLCGGKVYYDLLEKRRAEGREDIAIVRIEQLYPFPEDDLVEILAPYTNLKHAVWCQEEPMNQGAWYSSQHHMRRILGRHNKALVLEYAGRDASAAPACGYASKHAEQQEKLLQDAFTV is encoded by the coding sequence ATGCAAGAAAGCGTGATGCAGCGCATGTGGGAAAGCGCCCACCTTTCAGGTGGTAACGCTGCATATGTGGAAGAGCTTTATGAGCTCTACCTGCACGACCCTAACGCTGTGCCAGAAGAGTGGCGCACTTACTTCCAGAAATTGCCCGCCGACGGCAGCACCGCTACCGATGTATCGCACTCGACGATCCGCGACCATTTCGTACTGCTGGCAAAGAACCAGCGCCGCGCCCAACCGGTTTCCGCCGGGAGCGTGAGCAGTGAACACGAGAAGAAGCAGGTTGAAGTTCTGCGACTGATCCAGGCCTATCGTATGCGCGGCCATCAGGCTGCCAAGCTCGACCCGTTGGGGTTGTGGCAGCGTCCTGCGCCCGTAGACCTGTCGATCAATCACTACGGCTTGACCAATGCCGATCTTGATACGACCTTCCGTGCCGGCGACCTGTTCATCGGCAAAGAGGAAGCGAGCCTACGCGAAATCTTCGAGGCGCTCGAGAAGACATATTGTCGCACCATTGGTGCCGAATTCACCCACATCGTCGATTCCGAGCAACGCAGCTGGTTCCAGCAGCGCCTGGAAAGCGTACGTGGCCGTCCGGAATTCTCCGCCGACGTGCAGGCTCACCTGCTCGAACGCGTCACGGCCGGTGAGGGCCTGGAGAAGTACCTGGGCACCAAGTACCCAGGTACCAAGCGTTTCGGCCTGGAAGGCGGCGAAAGCCTGATCCCGATGCTGGACGAAATGATCCAGCGCTCCGGTTCCTACGGCACCAAGGAAGTCGTGATCGGCATGGCCCACCGTGGCCGCCTGAACGTGCTCGTCAACACCTTCGGCAAGAACCCGCGCGAGCTGTTCGACGAGTTCGAAGGCAAGAAGATGAACGAGCTGGGCTCCGGTGACGTGAAGTATCACCAGGGCTTCTCCTCCAACGTGATGACCACCGGTGGCGAAGTGCACCTGGCCATGGCGTTCAACCCTTCCCACCTGGAAATCGTCTCGCCAGTGGTGGAAGGTTCGGTTCGCGCCCGCCAGGACCGTCGTAACGACACCGTGGGTGACAAGGTTCTGCCGATCTCCATCCACGGCGACGCTGCGTTCGCCGGCCAGGGTGTGGTCATGGAAACCTTCCAGATGTCGCAGACCCGCGGTTTCAAGACCGGCGGCACCGTGCACATCGTGATCAACAACCAGGTTGGCTTCACCATCAGCAACCCGCTGGACGCGCGCTCCACCGAGTACGCCACCGACGTTGCCAAGATGATCCAGGCGCCGATCCTGCACGTGAACGGCGATGACCCGGAAGCGGTGCTGTTCGTCACCCAGCTGGCCATCGACTACCGCATGCAGTTCAAGCGTGACGTGGTCATCGACCTGGTCTGCTACCGTCGTCGCGGCCACAACGAGGCCGACGAGCCGAACGGCACCCAGCCGTTGATGTACCAGCAGATCAGCAAGCAGCGCACCACGCGCGAGTTGTATGCAGAGGCGCTGATCCAGGCCGGTCGCATCGACGCCGAGCGCGCCCAGGCCAAGATCGACGAGTACCGCAACGCGCTGGACAACGGCCTGCACGTGGTCAAGAGCCTGGTCAAGGAGCCGAACCGCGAGCTGTTCGTCGACTGGCGCCCCTACCTGGGCCATGCCTGGACCGCGCGTCACGACACCCGCTTCGACCTCAAGACCCTGCAGGAACTGTCGGCCAAGCTGCTGGAACTGCCGGAAGGCTTCGTCGTCCAGCGCCAGGTCGCGAAGATCTACGAAGACCGCCAGAAGATGCAGGCCGGTGGCTTGCCGATCAACTGGGGCTATGCAGAGACCATGGCCTACGCCACCCTGCAGTTCGAAGGTCACCCGATCCGCATGACCGGCCAGGACATCGGCCGTGGCACCTTCTCGCACCGTCACGCGGTGCTGCACAACCAGAAGGACGCCAGCACCTACGTACCGCTGAAGAACCTGTTCCCGGGCCAGCCGCGTTTCGACCTGTACGACTCCTTCCTCTCGGAAGAAGCGGTACTGGCCTTCGAATACGGCTACTCGACCACCACGCCGAACGCGCTGGTGATCTGGGAAGCCCAGTTCGGCGACTTCGCCAACGGTGCGCAAGTGGTGATCGACCAGTTCATCACCAGCGGCGAGCACAAGTGGGGCCGCCTGTGCGGTCTGACCATGCTGCTGCCACACGGCTATGAAGGGCAGGGCCCGGAGCACTCCTCCGCGCGCCTGGAGCGCTACCTGCAGCTGTGCGCCGAGCACAACATCCAGGTCTGCGTACCGACCACCCCGGCACAGATCTACCACCTGCTGCGTCGCCAGGTCATTCGTCCGCTGCGCAAGCCGCTGATCGTCCTGACGCCGAAGTCGCTGCTGCGCCACAAGCTGGCCATCTCGACCCTGGAAGACCTGGCCGAAGGCTCGTTCCAGACCGTGATCCCGGAAATCGACGCGATCGATCCGGCCAAGGTCGAGCGCCTGGTGCTGTGTGGTGGCAAGGTCTACTACGACCTGCTGGAAAAACGCCGTGCCGAAGGCCGCGAAGACATCGCCATCGTGCGTATCGAGCAGCTGTATCCGTTCCCTGAGGACGACCTGGTCGAAATCCTGGCGCCGTACACCAACCTCAAGCATGCGGTCTGGTGTCAGGAAGAACCGATGAACCAGGGCGCCTGGTACAGCAGCCAGCACCACATGCGCCGTATCCTGGGCCGCCACAACAAGGCGCTGGTCCTGGAGTACGCCGGTCGCGACGCATCCGCCGCGCCAGCTTGTGGTTACGCATCGAAGCACGCCGAACAGCAGGAAAAACTGCTGCAAGACGCCTTCACTGTCTAA
- a CDS encoding succinate dehydrogenase iron-sulfur subunit, producing the protein MLKVEVYRYNPDTDSAPKMESFDVDTGGKDLMVLDVLALIKEKDEGFSYRRSCREGVCGSDGMNMNGKNGLACITPLSGVVKGNKLVLRPLPGLPVIRDLVVDMSIFYKQYEKVKPFLQNDTPAPAIERLQSPEDRDKLDGLYECILCACCSTSCPSFWWNPDKFLGPAALLQAYRFLADSRDTKTQERLASLDDPFSVFRCRGIMNCVNVCPKGLNPTKAIGHVRNMLLQSGT; encoded by the coding sequence ATGTTGAAAGTCGAAGTTTATCGTTACAACCCGGACACCGACTCGGCGCCCAAGATGGAGTCGTTCGACGTCGATACCGGCGGCAAGGACCTGATGGTGCTGGACGTGCTGGCGCTGATCAAGGAGAAGGACGAGGGCTTCTCGTACCGTCGCTCCTGCCGTGAAGGCGTTTGCGGTTCCGATGGCATGAACATGAACGGCAAGAACGGCCTGGCCTGCATCACCCCGCTGTCGGGCGTGGTTAAGGGCAACAAGCTGGTGCTGCGCCCGCTGCCGGGCCTGCCGGTCATTCGTGACTTGGTCGTCGATATGAGCATCTTCTACAAGCAGTACGAGAAGGTGAAGCCGTTCCTGCAGAACGACACGCCGGCCCCGGCCATCGAGCGTCTGCAGTCGCCGGAAGATCGCGACAAGCTGGACGGTCTGTACGAGTGCATCCTGTGCGCTTGCTGCTCGACCTCCTGCCCATCGTTCTGGTGGAACCCGGACAAGTTCCTGGGCCCCGCCGCGCTGCTGCAGGCCTATCGCTTCCTGGCCGACAGCCGTGACACCAAGACTCAGGAGCGCCTGGCGTCCCTGGATGACCCGTTCAGCGTATTCCGCTGCCGCGGGATCATGAACTGCGTGAACGTGTGCCCGAAGGGTCTGAACCCGACCAAGGCAATCGGTCACGTGCGTAACATGCTGCTGCAAAGCGGCACCTGA
- the sdhA gene encoding succinate dehydrogenase flavoprotein subunit, with the protein MANIPTISFDAIIIGGGGAGMRAALQLAQGGHKTAVVTKVFPTRSHTVSAQGGITCAIASADPNDDWRWHMYDTVKGSDYIGDQDAIEYMCQEGPAAVFELDHMGLPFSRTETGRIYQRPFGGQSKDFGKGGQAARTCAASDRTGHALLHTLYQGNLKAGTTFLNEYYAVDLVKNQDGAFVGVIAICIETGETMYIKSKATVLATGGAGRIYASTTNALINTGDGIGMALRAGVPVQDIEMWQFHPTGIAGAGVLVTEGCRGEGGYLINAHGERFMERYAPNAKDLAGRDVVARSMVKEIIAGNGVGPNKDHVLLKLDHLGEEVLHSRLPGICELSKTFAHVDPVVAPVPVVPTCHYMMGGVATNIHGQAITMDAEGKDHIIPGLFAVGEVACVSVHGANRLGGNSLLDLVVFGRAAGLHLEKALSDGVEYRDASDTDVDVALNRLNKLNERTSGEDVASLKRELQSCMQNYFGVFRTGEYMQKGIEQLAGLRDRIANVKINDKSQAFNTARIEALELQNLLEVAEATAIAAEARKESRGAHAREDFEDRDDENWLCHTLYYPGEKRVAKRGVNFAPKTVPAFEPKVRTY; encoded by the coding sequence ATGGCTAACATTCCAACCATTTCCTTCGACGCCATCATCATCGGTGGCGGCGGGGCAGGCATGCGCGCAGCGCTGCAACTGGCTCAAGGCGGCCACAAGACCGCCGTGGTCACCAAGGTCTTCCCGACCCGTTCGCACACCGTTTCCGCCCAGGGCGGCATCACCTGCGCCATCGCTTCGGCCGACCCGAACGACGACTGGCGCTGGCACATGTACGATACCGTCAAGGGCTCCGACTACATCGGTGACCAGGACGCTATCGAGTACATGTGTCAGGAAGGCCCGGCCGCGGTCTTCGAGCTGGACCACATGGGCCTGCCGTTCTCCCGTACCGAAACCGGTCGCATCTATCAGCGTCCGTTCGGTGGCCAGTCCAAGGACTTCGGCAAGGGTGGCCAGGCTGCCCGTACCTGCGCTGCCTCCGACCGTACCGGTCACGCGCTGCTGCACACCCTGTACCAGGGCAACCTGAAGGCAGGCACCACCTTCCTCAACGAGTACTACGCCGTTGACCTGGTGAAGAACCAGGACGGCGCTTTCGTCGGTGTGATCGCGATCTGCATCGAAACCGGCGAAACCATGTACATCAAGTCCAAGGCCACCGTACTGGCCACTGGCGGTGCCGGCCGTATCTACGCCTCCACCACCAACGCCCTGATCAATACCGGCGACGGTATCGGCATGGCCCTGCGTGCCGGCGTGCCGGTGCAGGACATCGAGATGTGGCAGTTCCACCCGACCGGCATCGCCGGCGCCGGTGTACTGGTCACCGAAGGTTGCCGCGGTGAGGGTGGCTACCTGATCAACGCCCACGGCGAGCGCTTCATGGAGCGTTACGCGCCGAACGCCAAAGACCTGGCCGGCCGCGACGTGGTTGCCCGTTCCATGGTCAAGGAAATCATCGCCGGCAACGGCGTGGGCCCGAACAAGGACCACGTGCTGCTGAAGCTGGATCACCTGGGCGAGGAAGTGCTGCACAGCCGCCTGCCAGGCATCTGCGAACTGTCCAAGACCTTCGCCCACGTCGACCCGGTGGTCGCGCCGGTTCCGGTCGTGCCGACCTGCCACTACATGATGGGCGGCGTTGCCACCAACATTCACGGCCAGGCCATCACCATGGACGCCGAAGGCAAGGATCACATCATTCCGGGTCTGTTCGCCGTGGGTGAAGTGGCGTGCGTATCGGTTCACGGTGCCAACCGCCTGGGCGGCAACTCGCTGCTCGACCTGGTGGTCTTCGGTCGCGCCGCCGGCCTGCACCTGGAGAAGGCGCTGAGCGATGGCGTCGAGTACCGCGATGCCAGCGACACCGACGTCGATGTTGCCCTGAACCGTCTGAACAAGCTCAACGAGCGTACCAGCGGCGAAGACGTTGCCAGCCTGAAGCGCGAGCTGCAGAGCTGCATGCAGAACTACTTCGGTGTGTTCCGTACCGGCGAATACATGCAGAAGGGCATCGAGCAACTGGCCGGCCTGCGTGACCGCATCGCCAACGTCAAGATCAACGACAAGTCCCAGGCCTTCAACACCGCGCGTATCGAGGCGCTGGAGCTGCAGAACCTGCTGGAAGTCGCCGAAGCTACCGCCATTGCGGCCGAAGCCCGTAAAGAGTCCCGCGGCGCGCATGCCCGTGAAGACTTCGAAGACCGTGACGACGAAAACTGGCTGTGCCACACCCTGTACTACCCGGGTGAGAAGCGCGTCGCCAAGCGTGGCGTCAACTTTGCGCCGAAGACAGTTCCTGCCTTCGAACCAAAAGTCCGGACTTACTAA
- the sdhD gene encoding succinate dehydrogenase, hydrophobic membrane anchor protein produces the protein MVTNVTNLSRSGLYDWMAQRVSAVVLAAYFIFLIGYLAAHPGIDYAQWHGLFSNNAMRIFSLLALVALGAHAWVGMWTIATDYLTPMSFGKSATAIRFLFQAVCGVAMFAYFVWGVQILWGI, from the coding sequence ATGGTAACTAATGTCACGAACCTGTCGCGTTCGGGCCTCTATGACTGGATGGCGCAGCGCGTCTCGGCGGTCGTTCTCGCGGCTTACTTCATCTTCCTGATCGGCTACCTCGCCGCCCACCCGGGCATCGACTACGCCCAGTGGCACGGTCTGTTCTCCAACAACGCGATGCGTATCTTCAGTCTGCTGGCCCTGGTTGCCCTGGGCGCTCACGCCTGGGTCGGCATGTGGACCATTGCCACCGACTACCTGACGCCGATGTCGTTCGGCAAGTCGGCGACTGCGATTCGTTTCCTGTTCCAGGCGGTATGCGGCGTTGCGATGTTCGCTTACTTCGTCTGGGGTGTGCAGATTCTCTGGGGTATCTGA
- the sdhC gene encoding succinate dehydrogenase, cytochrome b556 subunit, whose amino-acid sequence MKKAVKSQRPVNLDLRTIKLPITAYTSILHRISGVILFLGLAIMLYALGKSLGSEEGFAEVKACLTSPLAKLVTWGLLSGLLYHLVAGVRHLIMDMGVGETLEGGKLGSKIVIVISVVLIVLAGVWVW is encoded by the coding sequence GTGAAAAAAGCCGTGAAAAGCCAACGACCTGTAAACCTAGACCTAAGGACCATCAAACTCCCGATCACCGCGTACACGTCCATTCTTCACCGTATCTCCGGCGTCATCCTGTTCCTCGGCCTTGCCATCATGCTTTACGCATTGGGCAAGTCGCTGGGTTCCGAGGAAGGCTTTGCCGAGGTGAAGGCGTGTCTGACCAGCCCGCTGGCCAAACTGGTGACCTGGGGCCTGCTGTCCGGCCTGCTGTACCACCTCGTGGCAGGTGTGCGCCACCTGATCATGGACATGGGTGTCGGTGAGACGCTGGAAGGCGGCAAGCTGGGCTCGAAAATCGTGATCGTCATCTCCGTGGTGCTGATCGTTCTGGCGGGAGTTTGGGTATGGTAA
- the gltA gene encoding citrate synthase — translation MADKKAQLIIEGAAPVELPILTGTVGPDVIDVRGLGASGHFTFDPGFMATASCESKITYIDGDKGVLLHRGYPIEQLAEQSDYLETCYLLLNGELPNAEQKAQFVSTVKNHTMVHEQLKSFFNGFRRDAHPMAVMCGVVGALSAFYHDSLDINNPQHREISAVRLVAKMPTLAAMVYKYSMGQPMMYPRNDLSYAENFLHMMFNTPCEIKPISPVLAKAMDRIFILHADHEQNASTSTVRLAGSSGANPFACIAAGIAALWGPAHGGANEAVLTMLDEIGDVSNIDKFIAKAKDKNDPFKLMGFGHRVYKNRDPRATVMKKTCDEVLGELGIKNDPQLELAMRLEEIALTDPYFVERSLYPNVDFYSGIILKAIGIPTSMFTVIFALARTVGWISHWKEMLSGPYKIGRPRQLYTGHEQRDIVALKDRK, via the coding sequence ATGGCTGACAAAAAAGCGCAGTTGATCATCGAGGGCGCTGCCCCCGTCGAGCTGCCCATTTTAACCGGCACCGTTGGTCCCGATGTTATCGACGTCCGCGGGTTGGGGGCATCCGGCCACTTCACCTTCGACCCCGGCTTCATGGCGACCGCCTCGTGCGAGTCGAAGATCACCTACATCGACGGCGACAAGGGTGTCCTGCTGCACCGCGGCTACCCGATCGAACAGCTCGCCGAGCAATCGGACTACCTCGAGACCTGCTACCTGCTGCTCAACGGCGAACTGCCCAATGCCGAGCAGAAGGCCCAGTTCGTCAGCACCGTGAAGAACCACACCATGGTTCACGAGCAGTTGAAGTCGTTCTTCAACGGCTTCCGTCGCGACGCTCACCCCATGGCGGTGATGTGCGGCGTGGTCGGCGCCCTGTCGGCGTTCTATCACGACTCGCTGGACATCAATAACCCGCAGCACCGCGAGATCTCCGCCGTGCGCCTGGTCGCGAAAATGCCGACCCTGGCGGCGATGGTCTACAAGTACTCCATGGGCCAGCCCATGATGTACCCGCGCAACGACCTGTCGTACGCGGAAAACTTCCTGCACATGATGTTCAACACCCCGTGCGAGATCAAACCGATCAGCCCGGTGCTGGCCAAGGCGATGGACCGGATCTTCATCCTCCACGCCGACCACGAGCAGAACGCCTCCACCTCCACCGTGCGCCTGGCGGGCTCCTCGGGTGCCAACCCGTTCGCCTGTATCGCCGCCGGCATCGCCGCGCTGTGGGGCCCTGCCCACGGCGGCGCGAACGAAGCCGTGCTGACCATGCTCGATGAAATCGGCGATGTCTCGAACATCGACAAGTTCATCGCCAAGGCCAAGGACAAGAACGACCCGTTCAAGCTCATGGGCTTCGGTCACCGCGTGTACAAGAACCGCGACCCGCGCGCCACCGTGATGAAGAAGACCTGCGACGAAGTGCTCGGCGAGCTGGGCATCAAGAACGACCCGCAGCTGGAACTGGCCATGCGCCTGGAAGAGATCGCCCTCACCGATCCGTACTTCGTCGAGCGCTCGCTGTACCCGAACGTCGACTTCTACTCGGGCATCATTCTCAAGGCCATCGGCATCCCGACCAGCATGTTCACCGTGATCTTCGCCCTGGCACGTACCGTGGGCTGGATCTCGCACTGGAAGGAAATGCTCTCCGGCCCGTACAAGATCGGCCGTCCGCGCCAGCTGTACACCGGTCACGAGCAGCGCGACATCGTTGCGCTGAAAGACCGCAAGTAA
- a CDS encoding START domain-containing protein, with product MRSIKRIALLCGMGVVLAPAAWAENWQVAKDEEGIKVSLSEVAGSKYKAYRGVTVIKAPLAKVKALQEDVVGACAWIHECKTQKLLKTEGEQSWTYTQFNTPWPVTPRDSILHVTTVQEADGSLTRKLQEQPTYLPEEKGFVRVAQVEGFWKLVPKGDSTEVTYQVHTEPGGSVPSWLANKFVVDAPFNTLKGLKERAEKH from the coding sequence ATGAGATCGATCAAGCGTATTGCCCTGCTGTGTGGCATGGGAGTGGTGCTGGCGCCGGCGGCCTGGGCCGAGAACTGGCAGGTGGCCAAGGACGAGGAGGGCATCAAGGTCTCCCTCAGCGAAGTGGCGGGCTCCAAGTACAAGGCTTATCGCGGTGTGACCGTGATCAAGGCGCCGTTGGCCAAGGTCAAGGCGTTGCAGGAGGACGTGGTGGGCGCCTGCGCCTGGATTCATGAGTGCAAGACTCAGAAATTGCTCAAGACCGAGGGCGAGCAGAGCTGGACCTACACCCAGTTCAACACGCCCTGGCCGGTGACGCCGCGGGATTCGATCCTGCATGTGACCACGGTCCAGGAAGCCGATGGCAGCCTGACCCGCAAGCTTCAGGAGCAGCCGACGTATCTGCCGGAAGAGAAGGGTTTCGTGCGTGTCGCCCAGGTGGAGGGCTTCTGGAAGCTGGTGCCCAAGGGCGACAGCACTGAGGTGACCTACCAGGTGCACACCGAGCCGGGTGGTAGCGTGCCGTCGTGGCTGGCCAACAAGTTCGTGGTGGATGCGCCGTTCAATACCCTCAAGGGGTTGAAAGAGCGTGCCGAGAAGCACTGA
- a CDS encoding YkgJ family cysteine cluster protein, whose amino-acid sequence MKCREGCGACCIAPSISSPIPGMPQGKPAGERCLHLNVDNLCALFGKPERPPVCGGFKAQVDICGSDRDEAIRIIGWLEQVTAA is encoded by the coding sequence ATGAAATGCCGCGAGGGTTGTGGTGCCTGCTGCATCGCCCCGTCCATCAGTTCGCCGATTCCAGGCATGCCCCAGGGCAAGCCGGCCGGCGAACGTTGCCTGCACCTGAATGTCGATAACCTCTGTGCGCTGTTCGGCAAGCCCGAGCGGCCGCCGGTGTGTGGCGGCTTCAAGGCGCAAGTGGACATCTGTGGCAGCGATCGCGACGAGGCCATCCGCATCATCGGGTGGCTGGAGCAGGTGACGGCGGCGTGA